GGTACGGTACGCCACAGTGCATTCACTTGTGATTGTAAGTACGCTTCACGCTCTTCTTGACGAGCTTTTTCCTCAGCAATAGAAATCTTTTCCGGGCGTTTATACCGGTCGACCCCATAGTTCATTAATGCATGGCAAGAATCCAATAATTGCTCGACTTCATGCTCACCGTATTTTTCCTCACAGCGACGAATATAATTTTTCGCAAACAGTAAGTAATCAATAATCGATGAGGCGTCCGTCCATGTTTGAAATAAATAATTGCCTTTAAAGAAGGAATTATGGCCATAACAAGCATGCGCCATCACTAACGCTTGCATCGTGACGGTATTTTCTTCCATTAAGTAAGCAATACATGGGTCGGAGTTGATGACGATTTCATAAGCAAGCCCCATCTGTCCGTGCTTGTATCCTTGCTCAGTTTGGATGAATTTTTTACCAAATGACCAGTGGTTATAATTGATCGGCATACCAATACTTGAGTAGGCGTCCATCATCTGTTCAGATGTAATCACTTCTATTTGATTGGTATAAGTATCCAAGCGATAGTGTTCTGCTACACGCCTAATTTCTTTATGATATTTTTCAAGTAAATCAAAGGTCCAATCTGGTCCGTCCGGCAGCATTTTACTGTTCTTCTTTGGAGTCCGTTTAGACTCGGCCGATTTTGTTGTCGTCGCCATAGACACGCCTCCTTATGCTGTCTCTTTGTGGAACAGTTCTCTAAACACCGGATAGATATCATCGACTCCTCGGATGTTTTTAATCGCAAAGTTCCCAAAAGATTCCTGAAGTTTTTCATACTCATGCCACAACGTCTGATGTGAACGACGAGTAATTTCTATGTATGCATAGTAGCGACAGGACATCAGAATATTCTCACTCAACAATTCTTTACAACGTGGTGAGTCATCCGCCCAGTTATCCCCGTCAGATGCTTGTGCTGCATAAATATTCCATTCATTAACTGGATAGCGTTTTTCAATGATTTCTTGCATCAATTTCAAGGCGCTAGATACGATTGTCCCTCCAGTCTCTTGCGAATAGAAAAACTCATGTTCATCGACTTCTTTCGCTTGTGTATGGTGACGAATAAATACAACTTCGACGTTTTCGTATTTACGGGTAAGGAATAAATACAGTAATACATAGAAGCGTTTAGCAATGTCTTTTGTCGCTTGATCCATAGAACCAGACACATCCATCAAACAAAACATCACAGCTTGACTTGATGGGATAGGGCGACGTTCATAGTTTTTGAACCTTAAATCAAAGGTATCAATAAATGGCACACCTTGAATTTTTTTCCTAAGCTCGTCTATTTCCGCTTTTAAGCGTTTTTCTTCAAGGAGTTGCGCAGGTTCTGAATGCTTGATTCTTTCAAGCTCTTCTTCGAGTTCGTTCATCATGCGGCGTTTACCTGCCGTCATTGCTGTACGACGAGCGAGAGATTGTTGCAGCGAACGAACAATCGCAATATTCGATGGAACACCAGCAGTGTTATAGCCTGCGCGATGGGTCTTCCATTCGGTAATTTTGTTAACTTGGTTTTTCTCCAAATTAGGTAACTCTAAATCTTCAAATAGAAGATCTAGGTATTCATCTTTGGAAATTTGGAATACAAAATCATCTTCGCCTTCGCCGTCAGCACTCGCGTCGCCTTCACCGGAACCACCTCCGCCTTGACCGCCTTTAGGCCGTTCGATTTTGTCACCACGGATAAATTGGTCATTACCCGGATGGACGCGTTCGCGTTCACCACCTTTACCTTGATGGAAAACGGGTTCCTTGATATCTCGATTTGGAATAGAGACATCTTCGCCTGATTCTGTATTTGTGATTGAACGGCGGTTAACTGCATCAGCCACCGATTCTTTAATCTGTTCTTTGTAACGGCGTAAAAAGCGTTGTCTATTGACTGCGCTTTTGTTTTTACCGTTTAATCGTCTGTCGATAAATTGCGCCATGTATTCCCCCTTCTAACGTCGCGATACACTCCGTGTGTCGCTTCGGGCAACCTCAGCTTTGTATTTAAGTCGTGACACCTAGAGTGTCACGACCAAGTTGAGGTAAGTCTCTGGAGAGTTATGAGGATTTACGTACACGTAAATACCATTCAGAAAGCAAGCGAACTTGTTTTTCTGTGTATCCTTTCTCCATCATACGAGCGACAAAGTTGTCGTGTTTCTTCTGATCTTCGCTTGAAGTTTTGGTATTGAAAGAGATAACTGGCAGCAACTCTTCGGTGTTCGAGAACATTTTCTTCTCGATGACAGTCCGTAGTTTTTCGTAACTGGTCCAAAGCGGATTTTTGCCATTGTTATTAGCACGTGCACGCAAGACAAAGTTAACGATTTCGTTACGGAAGTCTTTTGGATTACTAATCCCGGCAGTTTTTTCGATTTTTTCCAGTTCGCTGTTTAGTGCTGAGCGGTCAAATAGTTGACCTGTTTCAGGATCACGATACTCTTGATCTTGAATCCAGAAATCAGCGTAAGTGACATACCGATCAAAGATGTTCTGACCATATTCAGAGTAGGACTCTAAGTAAGCGGTCTGAATTTCTTTACCGATAAATTCCACATAACGAGGAACCAAGTAACCTTTAACAAACTCAAGATAACGCTCAGCCGTATCTTGTGGGAACTGCTCACGTTCAATTTGTTGTTCAATAACATAGAACAGGTGAACAGGGTTGGCTGCAACTTCTGAGTAATCGAAGTTAAATACGCGTGACAAAATCTTAAAGGCAAAACGGGTTGATAACCCTGACATACCTTCATCGACGCCGGCGTAATCGCGATACTCTTGATAGCTTTTTGCTTTAGGATCGGTATCTTTCAACGTTTCACCATCATAGACCCGCATTTTCGAGAAAATGGAGGAGTTTTCAGGCGCTTTCAAACGTGAGAGAACACTGAATTGTGATAGCAACTCTAAGGTGCTTGGCGCACATGGTGCATGAGCCAATTCACTGTGATCCAACAGTTTTTGGTAAATTTTAACTTCTTCAGAAACGCGTAAACAGTAAGGCACTTTGACAATGTAAACACGGTCTAAGAACGCTTCGTTGTTCTTGTTGTTTCTAAATGCTTGCCATTCTGATTCGTTTGAGTGGGCCAGAATCATACCGTCGAAAGGCAATGCTGATAGACCTTCGGTCCCGTTGTAGTTACCTTCTTGGGTAGCCGTCAACAATGGGTGCAGCACTTTAATTGGCGCTTTAAACATTTCGACGAATTCCATCAAACCTTGGTTGGCTCGACACAAGGCACCAGAGTAACTATAAGCATCTGGGTCATCTTGTGAAAAGTGTTCAAGTTGGCGGATATCGACTTTACCAACCAATGCTGAAATATCTTGGTTGTTCTCGTCCCCTGGTTCGGTTTTAGCAATTGCAATTTGATCTAGGATTGATGGACGGACTTTGACCACTTTAAATTTGGTTATGTCACCGCCAAATTCGTGTAGTCGTTTCGCTGCCCATGGGGACATGATTGAGCGAAGATAACGTTTTTGAATACCGTATTCTTCGTGTAGAAGTTGGCCATCTTCATTCACATCAAATAGACAGAATGGATGGTCGTTAACTGGACTACGTTGTCCATTTGCTGACAATACGTAGATTGGGCATTGTTGCATCAAGGCTTTCAATTTTTCAGCCAATGATGATTTACCGCCCCCAACTGGGCCAAGTAAATATAAAATCTGTTTACGTTCTTCCAAGCCTTGAGCAGCATGTTTTAGATACGATACGATTTGTTCTATAGCTTCCTCCATACCATAGAATTCTTTGAAGGGTTCGTAACGTGAAATAACTCGGTTCGAAAATATTCGACTTAGACGAGGGTGCTTAGATGTGTCGACTTGCTCTGGTTCCCCAATAGCCAACAATAAACGCTCTGCAGCGTTTACATAAGCACTTTTGTCTTCTTTACATAGAGCTAGAAACTCTTGTATTGATAACTCTTCGTCCTTGGCTGCTTCATAGCGTGCCTGAAAGTGGTCAAAAATACTCATAGTGATTCCCCTCTAAAAATGTCTTATTGACATACAACCGCTTAAAAACACAAATCCCTAACACTTAAAGCCTAGTTCTTAAACCACGATTTTGCTTAACAATTATGCGTTTATTTCAATTCCGTGATGGTTGTATCGTGTTTACATCTTTGACATTATGAACATGAATATGAACGTTGATGATTATGCTTATGCCAAACTTAAGGAAGCGGCTGACCTACAAAACACGATTAACCCTATTTATTACTCGCACAAAGAATGTGAAACAAGTGTGACTCAAGTAGCATTTTTTGTGGAATAAGGATTAAAAAAATGAAAATAAACATTTCCAGTGTCGTGCCATTAGGGATAGTTTTCGCTGGTATTACGACGTTAAACCAAGCAATTGCAGCGCCTAGCCCTTGGTCTATCGGAGTTGGTGGTGGTGTTTCGTCTGAACTGTACAAAGATACTCATTCTGATTCGAATGCCACCTTGCTCGGTGGTTACGATGGAGAGCATATTTATCTTAAAGGTACTGAACTTGGCTACCGTCTCTTTGCCAAAGATGCTAAGCAGAATGTTATGTTACGAGTGTTGTATGACGGACGACATTTTGACCCCAGCGATTCAGATGATCAGCAGATGAAACAACTAGATAAGCGCCACGGTACGGGTCTTATCGGTCCTAAAATGCAAATTAAAACGGCTGCTGGGACGTTTGAAAGTGGCGTTGCGGTTGAGTTTACTGGTGAACATCAAGGTTATTTAGCAACGGTGGGTTGGAGTTATCCGCTCATTATGGGCAATATGGGGATTATTCCCAATTTGGGTTATGAACATAACTCAGAAAAAATGGCGAATTATTTATATGGTGTGTCTGATCATGAGGCGCGCCATAGCGGTATTCAACGTTATCATGTCAGCGGTGCTGGCCAATATTACATGGGCGTTAATGGTTTTTTCAAGCTCACAGAGCATATCCGCTTTGACAGTGGTTTACGTTTTACCCATTACGATTCTGAGATAAAAGATAGTCCGATCGTTGCGCATGGTAACAATGCAGCGCTGTTTGTTGCGGCGTCATATGTATTTTAGTGTTTAACATTCCGCTGCCATCTTGGCAGCGGAAATAAAGCAGTCGTTCATTAACAAACAGTGTGGATACTTGGAGATAGATACTATGCGTTAAGCAGTTGATGGAGCTCTGTTGCAGACAAATGGTATTGACGAGGGCACTGACTCCACACGGCTTGCATTTTACGATATTTGTCTAGCATCGGAACTTGACTGTTAAAGCCATGTTCACCTTTTTCAAATTGTGGGTACATGCCTTCACTGTCAACAAGGAAACGCACATATTGGACGAGTTGATTTTCTGTCACTGCATCAAAACCGAGGAATTGTAGACGACGTTGATCAACGTCAGCTTTAGCATCAGAGCTAAGTTGGTTATACGATTCTTGCATCGCGTGATACATTTCCATGATATTGATAACCTGACGACATTGCTCTTCAGGCAAACAGCCAAACTCTTTGTTTAGCTCACTCATCTGTAGGTCATAACCTCGTTCAACGATGGTTTTGAGACGTTGATACTTAGCACTATTTGATGGGTCTAACTGTGCCATTAATAGGTATTGGTTAGATAAGATAAGACGTTGAGCATTTGTCATTTCCATAGCGGGCCTCACCAGAGTATAAAATTTAAAATTTGTGTTTCTGGGCTCAGATTAAAATAACATGCAGTTAATAAATATGATCTGACCACGTATTTGGTGCATAAATTTACCCACGAATAGCGAAAAATTCGTGCTACGTCTATGTGATGGATTCAGCGAAATAGAAATGGTGAGTTTGGGGAATATTTTCTGAGAATAAAAGCCGATAAGGCAGTTCAATTTCGCGTCATTGGTAACGAAATAAGCCGATATGTCGGCTTATTTCGGTATCTGGGGAGAAATAAGCAGACAGCTATTTAGTACTTAACGTTATCATGGTATTCAGAAAGGATCCCTTTGATGAATTCCATCGTTTCTTTACTCGGAGGCTCAACGCCTTCGAGAGGGTAGACTTCACCCATTGCTTCCCACTTATGTGCGCCTAGCTTGTGGTAAGGTAGCATTTCAATCTTTTCGATATTACTCATATCTTTAATAAACTCACCAAGCAGACGGGCCGACTCTTCATCATCAGTATAACCAGGCACTACGACATACCGCAGCCATGTTGATTTGCCTATTTTTTGTAAGTAACGAGCAAAATCAAGTACACGTTTATTCGATACTCCCACCAAGTTTTGGTGAACATCATCTTTCATCTGTTTAATGTCCAGCATAACCAGATCGGTGACTTCCAGTACTTCATCAATCACTGGGGTGTATTTGCGAATATAACCGTTAGTATCGAGGCAGGTGTGAATGCCTTCTTCATGGGCTGCTTGAAACAGGTCACGAACAAACTCTGGCTGCAGCATTGACTCACCACCAGAACAAGTAATGCCACCACCTGATGCATTCATAAAATGGCGATAAGTTTTCGCTTCATTAATGATTTCTTCAACTGTGGTTTCTTTACCTTCGTGCACATCCCATGTGTCTCGGTTATGACAATACTTACAACGGAAGAGGCACCCTTGGAGAAAGATGATAAAACGAATGCCTGGACCATCGACAGTACCGCAGGTTTCATAGGAGTGTATACGACCAGTAGTAGACATGAGCAGCTCTCTATTTGGAGGTTTCTTTTGTTGCCCATTTTATTACAAATACCTGCGATTAAATAGTTTTTCCTTGGTAATGTTAGGGATAATTTACGGGAAATTAAAAACGCTTAGATATTCAAATTCAATGTGTTATAACAGTGTTATAGTTAGCCATAATAAAAAAGGTTTTTTTATAATATTATTAATAAAAATAAATTAACAAATTAACAGGGATAAATACATGGATGTAATGAAGTTGTCTCAAAAGCAGAAAATCACTGCTTTCATTGTTGTACTGTGTTTAGGATTTGTGGCTCTTGGCATTTTTGCTGGGCATAGCCTCAAGAGCATGAGCACACAATATCAAAATAGTAATGCCATTACCGAAGGGGTAGTGGGTATACACGCAACCCAAGCAAAATTACTCTCACTCGCCGCCGGGCGGGACGACCTTTCCTCAAAACAAATACCCGTGGTAAAAAAAGAGCTTGATGAACTTCTTAATGAAGTAAAACAAGATGTCGTTTTTTTAAAGGGTATTGGTTTATCTGCGCAAGCAAACGACTTATTAGCGGCAACCCAGTCTTTCGACAACTCTTTTCGCCCTTGGTTGAATATTAAATCTGAGCTTGGTTTTAGTGTCGATGAAGGTAAATTAGGTGAGCTTAAATCATTGGAAACGACAATTGAAAAGAAAATTAATGAAACGGGGATGGTAACCGTAATGTCAGATTTTCAAGCGATGATTAAAGCGCAGCAAAATTATTTACTTAAACAGAGTGAGAACAATCTGAAATTATTCAATCGTGCAATGTTTGGCTTCGTCAATACGTCAAACAGTTATGCGATGCTGAATTTGTACCAAAAAGAAGTAGAACAATTTAAAGCAACATTTAAGCGTGTTGCAGAGCTTAGCCAACAGGAAACCATTAAAGAGCAAAATCTGTTGGCTGGAGAAGCCAAAGCGAGTGACATTATTCATGCTATTTCTGGTGATATTGAAAAATTGAGTGCGAAGTATCAAGCTGAGGCAGCTCAATCTGGTGATGTTACTTTGTGGTCTGTTCTTATTGCTTGTGCGGTTTTAGCCTTGGTAACCATTTCAATTTTTGTGATGCAAAGTGTGTCACTAACGCGTTCTCTAAGTCAAACAAAGCGAGTGTTAGATAAATTATCGCAAGGGGATCTGACGCAGAAAATGCAGGTGTCGAATAACCCTAATGATGAGTTTAATCAGCTTGCCGTTGCGATTAACCAAAGCTGTGAACACCTAGCTGGTTTGGTGAGAAAAGTTCAGGAAAACAGCCAAGCCTTATCGGGAGATGCTGCTGCTTTGCATTCTGGTGTTGATAAACTCACACAAAGCCAAACTGACGTAATGAGTCAAAGCCAGCTACTTGCTTCAGCAACTGAGGAAGTGAGTGTCACAACGAAAGAAGTGTCAAATTCGTTAGAATTCGTGGCAGAAATGAGTAAAGCCTCAAACCAAGCGGCAACAGAAGGTTCGACGGTCATTTCGGCTGCTATTGAGTCACTACAAGATATTGGTGAGATATTAAACTCAGCAGCGAGTCATATTCAGCAGTTAGAACAAGCCTCATTAAAAATTGATTCAGTGATGGATATCATTAATGGTATTGCCGAACAAACCAATTTGCTGGCCTTGAACGCAGCGATAGAGGCTGCGCGTGCCGGTGAACAAGGGCGTGGCTTTGCCGTGGTCGCTGATGAAGTTCGTAGTTTAGCAGTGCGTACAGTTGATGCTGTGGCTGATATCTCCTCTACTATTCAAACCATGAAAACTGAAAGCGATGAAGTGATTCAGTATATTAACCAATCGCAACAGTCGATGGAGATTGGTCAACAGCGTGGCCATGAGGCGATGAATGCAATGGGAATGATCACCACTAAAGCCGATGAAGCTGCCAGCCAAACTGAA
This DNA window, taken from Vibrio nitrifigilis, encodes the following:
- a CDS encoding methyl-accepting chemotaxis protein, with the translated sequence MDVMKLSQKQKITAFIVVLCLGFVALGIFAGHSLKSMSTQYQNSNAITEGVVGIHATQAKLLSLAAGRDDLSSKQIPVVKKELDELLNEVKQDVVFLKGIGLSAQANDLLAATQSFDNSFRPWLNIKSELGFSVDEGKLGELKSLETTIEKKINETGMVTVMSDFQAMIKAQQNYLLKQSENNLKLFNRAMFGFVNTSNSYAMLNLYQKEVEQFKATFKRVAELSQQETIKEQNLLAGEAKASDIIHAISGDIEKLSAKYQAEAAQSGDVTLWSVLIACAVLALVTISIFVMQSVSLTRSLSQTKRVLDKLSQGDLTQKMQVSNNPNDEFNQLAVAINQSCEHLAGLVRKVQENSQALSGDAAALHSGVDKLTQSQTDVMSQSQLLASATEEVSVTTKEVSNSLEFVAEMSKASNQAATEGSTVISAAIESLQDIGEILNSAASHIQQLEQASLKIDSVMDIINGIAEQTNLLALNAAIEAARAGEQGRGFAVVADEVRSLAVRTVDAVADISSTIQTMKTESDEVIQYINQSQQSMEIGQQRGHEAMNAMGMITTKADEAASQTEVIFASMKELATTSQSMADSMVQISAAMSSLEENNTRLSETSQGVDKRSTNLHNDCQRFVV
- a CDS encoding YeaH/YhbH family protein, translating into MAQFIDRRLNGKNKSAVNRQRFLRRYKEQIKESVADAVNRRSITNTESGEDVSIPNRDIKEPVFHQGKGGERERVHPGNDQFIRGDKIERPKGGQGGGGSGEGDASADGEGEDDFVFQISKDEYLDLLFEDLELPNLEKNQVNKITEWKTHRAGYNTAGVPSNIAIVRSLQQSLARRTAMTAGKRRMMNELEEELERIKHSEPAQLLEEKRLKAEIDELRKKIQGVPFIDTFDLRFKNYERRPIPSSQAVMFCLMDVSGSMDQATKDIAKRFYVLLYLFLTRKYENVEVVFIRHHTQAKEVDEHEFFYSQETGGTIVSSALKLMQEIIEKRYPVNEWNIYAAQASDGDNWADDSPRCKELLSENILMSCRYYAYIEITRRSHQTLWHEYEKLQESFGNFAIKNIRGVDDIYPVFRELFHKETA
- a CDS encoding PrkA family serine protein kinase, whose product is MSIFDHFQARYEAAKDEELSIQEFLALCKEDKSAYVNAAERLLLAIGEPEQVDTSKHPRLSRIFSNRVISRYEPFKEFYGMEEAIEQIVSYLKHAAQGLEERKQILYLLGPVGGGKSSLAEKLKALMQQCPIYVLSANGQRSPVNDHPFCLFDVNEDGQLLHEEYGIQKRYLRSIMSPWAAKRLHEFGGDITKFKVVKVRPSILDQIAIAKTEPGDENNQDISALVGKVDIRQLEHFSQDDPDAYSYSGALCRANQGLMEFVEMFKAPIKVLHPLLTATQEGNYNGTEGLSALPFDGMILAHSNESEWQAFRNNKNNEAFLDRVYIVKVPYCLRVSEEVKIYQKLLDHSELAHAPCAPSTLELLSQFSVLSRLKAPENSSIFSKMRVYDGETLKDTDPKAKSYQEYRDYAGVDEGMSGLSTRFAFKILSRVFNFDYSEVAANPVHLFYVIEQQIEREQFPQDTAERYLEFVKGYLVPRYVEFIGKEIQTAYLESYSEYGQNIFDRYVTYADFWIQDQEYRDPETGQLFDRSALNSELEKIEKTAGISNPKDFRNEIVNFVLRARANNNGKNPLWTSYEKLRTVIEKKMFSNTEELLPVISFNTKTSSEDQKKHDNFVARMMEKGYTEKQVRLLSEWYLRVRKSS
- a CDS encoding YfbU family protein, which gives rise to MEMTNAQRLILSNQYLLMAQLDPSNSAKYQRLKTIVERGYDLQMSELNKEFGCLPEEQCRQVINIMEMYHAMQESYNQLSSDAKADVDQRRLQFLGFDAVTENQLVQYVRFLVDSEGMYPQFEKGEHGFNSQVPMLDKYRKMQAVWSQCPRQYHLSATELHQLLNA
- a CDS encoding MipA/OmpV family protein, giving the protein MKINISSVVPLGIVFAGITTLNQAIAAPSPWSIGVGGGVSSELYKDTHSDSNATLLGGYDGEHIYLKGTELGYRLFAKDAKQNVMLRVLYDGRHFDPSDSDDQQMKQLDKRHGTGLIGPKMQIKTAAGTFESGVAVEFTGEHQGYLATVGWSYPLIMGNMGIIPNLGYEHNSEKMANYLYGVSDHEARHSGIQRYHVSGAGQYYMGVNGFFKLTEHIRFDSGLRFTHYDSEIKDSPIVAHGNNAALFVAASYVF
- the pflA gene encoding pyruvate formate lyase 1-activating protein, which codes for MSTTGRIHSYETCGTVDGPGIRFIIFLQGCLFRCKYCHNRDTWDVHEGKETTVEEIINEAKTYRHFMNASGGGITCSGGESMLQPEFVRDLFQAAHEEGIHTCLDTNGYIRKYTPVIDEVLEVTDLVMLDIKQMKDDVHQNLVGVSNKRVLDFARYLQKIGKSTWLRYVVVPGYTDDEESARLLGEFIKDMSNIEKIEMLPYHKLGAHKWEAMGEVYPLEGVEPPSKETMEFIKGILSEYHDNVKY